Proteins encoded by one window of Roseibium sp. Sym1:
- the fusA gene encoding elongation factor G, with protein sequence MSRTHKIEDYRNFGIMAHIDAGKTTTTERILYYTGKSHKIGEVHDGAATMDWMEQEQERGITITSAATTAFWKEKRLNIIDTPGHVDFTIEVERSLRVLDGAVALLDANAGVEPQTETVWRQADKYHVPRMIFVNKMDKLGADFDRCVEMIRKRLGCTPLVMQLNVGAENDFAGVIDLLEMKALIWQSENLGAAWDVVDIPADQVDRAQEARDALIETVVEIDEAAMEAYLEGEEPSMETIKKLIRKGTINNDFVPVFCGSAFKNKGVQPLLDAVVDYLPSPVEVPDIKGIDPKTEAEISRKSSDEEPLGLLAFKIANDPFVGSLTFCRIYSGVLNKGVSLLNTVKDKRERVGRMMQMHSNSREDIDVAYAGDIVAIAGLKDTTTGDTLCDPLKPVILERMEFPEPVIEIAVEPKTKGDQEKMGLALNRLAAEDPSFRVKTDEESGQTIIAGMGELHLDIIVDRMKREFKVEANIGAPQVAYRETITKVAEVDYTHKKQSGGSGQFARIKLTIEPAEPNEGYVFESKVVGGNVPKEYIPGVTKGIESVMSSGPIAGFPMLDIKATLTDGAYHDVDSSVLAFEIAGRAGFREAIQKAGPKLLEPIMKVEVVTPEDYMGDVIGDLNSRRGQIAGTENRGIVTVITAMVPLANMFGYVNNLRSMSQGRAQYSMVFDHYEQVPQAVAEEVQAKYA encoded by the coding sequence ATGTCGCGCACGCATAAAATCGAGGACTACCGCAACTTCGGCATCATGGCTCACATCGATGCCGGCAAGACCACGACCACCGAGCGGATCCTCTACTACACCGGCAAGAGCCACAAGATCGGCGAAGTTCATGACGGCGCAGCCACCATGGACTGGATGGAGCAGGAGCAGGAGCGTGGCATCACGATCACCTCTGCTGCAACCACCGCTTTCTGGAAAGAAAAGCGTCTGAACATCATCGACACCCCGGGCCACGTCGACTTCACCATTGAAGTTGAGCGTTCCCTGCGCGTGCTCGACGGTGCCGTCGCCCTTCTGGATGCAAACGCCGGCGTTGAGCCGCAGACCGAGACTGTCTGGCGCCAGGCCGACAAGTATCACGTTCCGCGGATGATCTTCGTCAACAAGATGGACAAGCTTGGCGCCGATTTCGATCGCTGCGTCGAGATGATCCGCAAGCGTCTCGGCTGCACTCCGCTGGTTATGCAGCTGAATGTGGGCGCCGAGAACGACTTTGCAGGTGTCATCGACCTTCTGGAAATGAAGGCGCTGATCTGGCAGTCCGAGAACCTGGGCGCTGCCTGGGACGTCGTCGACATTCCGGCCGACCAGGTTGACCGTGCCCAGGAAGCACGCGACGCCCTGATCGAAACCGTTGTCGAGATCGACGAAGCCGCCATGGAAGCCTACCTGGAAGGTGAAGAGCCCTCCATGGAGACGATCAAGAAACTGATCCGCAAGGGCACCATCAACAACGACTTCGTTCCGGTGTTCTGCGGTTCCGCCTTCAAGAACAAGGGTGTCCAGCCGCTGCTCGACGCCGTGGTCGACTACCTGCCGAGCCCGGTCGAAGTTCCGGACATCAAGGGCATCGATCCGAAGACCGAAGCGGAAATTTCCCGCAAGTCTTCCGACGAAGAGCCGCTTGGCCTGCTGGCATTCAAGATTGCCAACGACCCGTTCGTCGGTTCGCTGACATTCTGCCGCATCTATTCCGGTGTCCTGAACAAGGGCGTGTCCCTGCTCAACACCGTGAAGGACAAGCGCGAGCGCGTCGGCCGGATGATGCAGATGCACTCCAACTCCCGTGAAGACATCGACGTGGCCTATGCCGGCGACATCGTTGCCATCGCAGGCCTGAAGGACACCACGACCGGCGACACCCTGTGTGACCCGCTGAAGCCGGTGATCCTGGAGCGCATGGAATTCCCGGAGCCGGTCATCGAGATCGCTGTCGAGCCGAAGACCAAGGGCGACCAGGAAAAGATGGGCCTCGCGCTCAACCGCCTGGCAGCCGAAGACCCGTCCTTCCGCGTGAAGACGGACGAGGAATCCGGTCAGACCATCATCGCCGGCATGGGCGAACTGCACCTGGACATCATCGTCGACCGCATGAAGCGTGAATTCAAGGTCGAGGCGAATATCGGTGCGCCGCAGGTGGCATACCGCGAAACCATCACCAAGGTTGCCGAAGTGGATTACACCCACAAGAAGCAGTCCGGTGGTTCCGGCCAGTTTGCCCGGATCAAACTTACCATCGAGCCCGCCGAGCCGAACGAAGGCTATGTCTTCGAGAGCAAGGTCGTCGGTGGTAACGTCCCGAAGGAATACATTCCGGGTGTCACCAAGGGTATCGAAAGCGTCATGTCTTCCGGCCCAATTGCAGGTTTCCCGATGCTCGACATCAAGGCAACCCTGACCGACGGTGCATACCACGACGTTGACTCCTCCGTGCTCGCCTTCGAAATCGCCGGTCGTGCCGGTTTCCGCGAAGCGATCCAGAAGGCCGGCCCGAAACTGCTCGAGCCGATCATGAAGGTCGAGGTTGTCACTCCGGAAGACTACATGGGTGATGTGATTGGTGACCTGAACTCCCGCCGCGGCCAGATCGCGGGTACGGAGAACCGGGGCATCGTTACGGTCATCACCGCGATGGTTCCGCTGGCCAACATGTTTGGCTACGTGAACAACCTTCGTTCCATGTCCCAGGGCCGTGCGCAGTATTCGATGGTGTTCGATCACTACGAGCAGGTGCCGCAGGCTGTCGCCGAAGAGGTTCAGGCGAAATACGCCTGA
- the tuf gene encoding elongation factor Tu, with amino-acid sequence MAKEKFERTKPHVNIGTIGHVDHGKTTLTAAITMTLAESGGATAKAYDEIDGAPEEKARGITISTAHVEYETENRHYAHVDCPGHADYVKNMITGAAQMDGAILVCSAADGPMPQTREHILLARQVGVPALVVFMNKVDQVDDEELLELVEMEIRELLSSYEFPGDDIPIVKGSALAAVENRDPAIGRDAIRELMAQVDAYIPTPERPKDQPFLMPIEDVFSISGRGTVVTGRVERGIIKVGEEVEIVGIKDTTKTTVTGVEMFRKLLDSGEAGDNIGALIRGVGREDVERGQVLCKPGSVTPHTKFKAEAYILTKEEGGRHTPFFTNYRPQFYFRTTDVTGVVSLPEGTEMVMPGDNVSVDVELIVPIAMEEGLRFAIREGGRTVGAGVVASIIE; translated from the coding sequence ATGGCGAAAGAAAAATTTGAGCGCACAAAGCCGCACGTCAACATTGGCACGATTGGCCACGTTGACCACGGCAAGACCACGCTGACTGCAGCAATCACCATGACTCTGGCGGAGTCCGGCGGTGCGACTGCAAAAGCTTACGACGAGATCGACGGCGCACCTGAAGAAAAGGCGCGCGGCATCACCATCTCCACGGCACACGTCGAGTACGAAACGGAAAACCGTCACTACGCGCACGTCGACTGCCCGGGCCACGCCGACTATGTGAAGAACATGATCACCGGTGCTGCCCAGATGGATGGCGCGATCCTGGTGTGTTCGGCTGCCGATGGCCCGATGCCGCAGACCCGCGAGCACATCCTGCTTGCCCGTCAGGTTGGCGTTCCGGCCCTGGTCGTCTTCATGAACAAGGTTGACCAGGTCGACGACGAAGAGCTTCTCGAGCTCGTCGAAATGGAAATCCGCGAGCTGCTGTCTTCCTACGAGTTCCCGGGCGACGACATTCCGATCGTCAAGGGTTCGGCGCTGGCTGCTGTCGAGAACCGCGATCCGGCCATCGGCCGTGACGCGATCCGCGAGCTGATGGCTCAGGTCGACGCCTACATCCCGACCCCGGAGCGTCCGAAGGACCAGCCGTTCCTGATGCCGATCGAAGACGTTTTCTCGATCTCCGGCCGTGGTACGGTTGTGACCGGTCGTGTCGAGCGCGGCATCATCAAGGTTGGTGAAGAAGTCGAGATCGTCGGCATCAAGGACACCACCAAGACGACGGTTACCGGCGTTGAAATGTTCCGCAAGCTGCTGGACAGCGGTGAAGCCGGCGACAACATCGGCGCCCTGATCCGCGGCGTCGGCCGTGAAGACGTTGAGCGCGGCCAGGTTCTGTGCAAGCCGGGTTCCGTGACCCCGCACACGAAGTTCAAGGCCGAGGCTTACATCCTCACCAAGGAAGAAGGTGGCCGTCACACGCCGTTCTTCACCAACTACCGCCCGCAGTTCTACTTCCGCACGACGGACGTGACCGGTGTGGTGTCCCTGCCGGAAGGCACGGAAATGGTGATGCCGGGTGACAACGTCTCCGTCGACGTTGAGCTGATCGTGCCGATCGCCATGGAAGAAGGCCTGCGCTTCGCTATCCGCGAAGGTGGCCGTACCGTCGGCGCCGGCGTCGTCGCATCCATCATCGAATAA